A region from the Saccharomonospora azurea NA-128 genome encodes:
- a CDS encoding DUF3046 domain-containing protein has translation MRITVFRRLMAEEFGAMRAETLASDHVLSGLGGRTADQALREGVPAKEVWHEVCAEFDVPRERR, from the coding sequence ATGCGAATCACGGTGTTCCGGCGACTCATGGCGGAGGAGTTCGGCGCGATGCGTGCCGAGACCCTGGCGTCCGACCACGTGCTCAGCGGTCTCGGGGGCCGGACGGCCGACCAGGCGCTCCGGGAGGGTGTTCCGGCCAAGGAGGTCTGGCACGAGGTGTGCGCGGAGTTCGACGTGCCGCGCGAGCGGCGGTGA